Genomic segment of Candidatus Methylarchaceae archaeon HK02M2:
GATTAGAATATTTGAACAAATGAACAAAAAATCAAATATTTGAACATTTTACGAACACCAATAGGCCTATTCCTGAACCTGTCACCATAATTCATTTATCAAGATTTGAGCTCCACCTTTATCGGTTTACCGCAATGAGGGCAGACCAGAGTTTGCGTTATCTTCTGTTGAAATACAGGAGTTTCATCACCTCCATAACATTTCGGACACACCACTAAAGTACGGGAATCATCCCTTTTCCAGTATATCCGAGTTCCAGCAATATATGGTTCACTACATTCCGTACAAATCCCCGAATAGTTGGAAACTATAAGTCTGTACCCTTCTGCTTCAAGCTCTTCTATATTTCTTTTATTTTCTTTAATATTTGCCATCTAAAGAATAAAATATGGCGCTTCTCTTTTAGCTTTTATTTGAAAACAAAGATATTTCTATCTTATCATCCTTTAATAATTACGTTCCTTCCACTAGTAATTATTATGAAGAATTTCGATCTATATTACTGATCAAATATTTAGATAATGAATTCGTTTATATTTCTTATATTTTACTGGCTTTTAATTGATTAAAAAATTAAAGATAAAGGAATACAAATCTGGTAGAACAGGGATTACTAGACTTATACTAGGGGGGATGCATGGCAGGGAACATGAAGTTATTAAGAAGGTCCTTGTTATTCTCAAGCCGAATCCTCCAGAAGGTAGGATTATCATTGTCCCTAACGTAAACATCTTTGGAGGCAGATATGTGAGTATGATAAACGAAGATTACATAAAGAGCTCTGCAGGTAAATTATATCTCTCAATACTTGAGAGATATAAGCCCGATGTCGTTGTTGAGTTACATGTATTCAACTCTAAGAGTTATAAAAATCTGGTAAGTTCAGATAGAATCTATAAAAAAGGGGTTCCGAATCTAGTGCCTTATCGATCAGATCTACCAATAGAAGATCAAATCTTACATGGAGGACCTCCACCATTTGTTAAAGAAAAATTCAAAGAACATGCATCTTACATAACTCTAGAAATACATGAGAAATATGGGAAGAAAGCTGAAAAGACCTTGATCTTTATTCTAAATTCTGTAATCAATTCCAATAGTGTTATAGAGATAAGGAAGAAACTTAAGGAAAGATATCAAAAATCCATGAGTGAAGCAGGGCGATTGCTTCAGAACTACGTATCAAAGGATTTTATTAAACAATAGTTCTAAGCACATTAGATATGCTTAATTTATTAACGATAAATTC
This window contains:
- a CDS encoding DUF2119 domain-containing protein, giving the protein MIKKLKIKEYKSGRTGITRLILGGMHGREHEVIKKVLVILKPNPPEGRIIIVPNVNIFGGRYVSMINEDYIKSSAGKLYLSILERYKPDVVVELHVFNSKSYKNLVSSDRIYKKGVPNLVPYRSDLPIEDQILHGGPPPFVKEKFKEHASYITLEIHEKYGKKAEKTLIFILNSVINSNSVIEIRKKLKERYQKSMSEAGRLLQNYVSKDFIKQ